From the Brassica napus cultivar Da-Ae chromosome A8, Da-Ae, whole genome shotgun sequence genome, one window contains:
- the LOC106359882 gene encoding phosphate transporter PHO1 homolog 4-like, whose product MRFGRQFVSKMIPEWQEAYIDYAYLKTILQDIQATRKISVSNSQSKPSFARNLTKRYTRNASVSENHVIVFNAVTHADFEHDMTYETAFLKAGEPGGDSEAAFFRTLDREFNKVNSFYKLKVEKARHESLALTRQMEALVAFRFRVKEKKPSSTDSVSVDINALSSKSKENSDVLNLYYFGYSEVTVGDLIKNEANESILEGIRMNRTLETPLSAIKTILKVHKQEELKFTRENLKKVEERLQRAFIEFYQKLGHLKNYSFLNTSAVSKIMKKYDKISARNAAKQYMEMVDSSYLTSSDEIHKLMVRVESTFIQHFSNSNRRQGMNLLRPKENKELHRTTFSTGFFFGCATSLIIALALIIHARNIMGTPGQRTYMETMFPLYRFFGFVVLHVVMYAANIYFWGIYRVNYSFIFGFKQGTELGYRHVLLLSFGLGTLSLCAVLLNLDMEMDSQTKDYRIVTELIPLFLLALVVAITLCPFNILYRSSRFFFLTVLFRCIAAPFYTVNLPDFFLADQLTSQVQSLRSLEFYICYYGFGDFRQRQRNTCRSNDVFTTFYFIVAVIPYWLRFLQCIRRIIEENDLSHGYNAIKYLLTIVAACLRTAYTLNRGTTWNITAWIFSGVATLYATYWDIVIDWGLLQRGCKNSFLREKLLVPHKTVYYAAMVLNVLLRLVWLQTVLDLKFSFLHRETLVALLACLEIIRRGIWNFFRLENEHLNNVGKFRAFKSVPLPFNYQEDRDQDN is encoded by the exons ATGAGATTTGGGAGACAGTTTGTGTCTAAGATGATCCCAGAGTGGCAAGAAGCTTACATAGATTACGCTTACCTCAAAACCATTCTTCAAGACATCCAAGCCACCCGGAAGATTTCAGTTTCCAACAGCCAGAGCAAACCTTCCTTCGCACGTAACCTAACCAAACGCTACACCCGCAACGCCTCTGTCTCTGAAAATCACGTCATTGTTTTCAACGCAGTCACTCATGCCGACTTCGAGCACGATATGACTTACGAGACAGCGTTTTTGAAGGCGGGAGAGCCAGGTGGAGACTCTGAGGCTGCCTTCTTTAGAACCCTAGACCGAGAATTCAACAAAGTGAATAGCTTCTACAAGTTGAAAGTGGAGAAAGCGAGGCACGAGTCTTTGGCTCTGACCAGACAAATGGAAGCTTTGGTTGCTTTCAGATTCAGAGTTAAGGAGAAGAAACCGTCTTCCACTGATTCAGTCTCAGTAGACATCAATGCCTTATCTTCCAAGTCTAAAGAAAATAGTGA TGTACTGaatctttattattttggatattCAGAAGTGACAGTAGGTGATCTCATAAAGAACGAGGCCAATGAGAGTATTCTTGAGGGTATCAGGATGAACAGAACACTGGAAACTCCACTGTCAGCAATTAAAACCATCCTCAAGGTTCATAAGCAGGAAGAGCTTAAATTCACAAGAGAGAATCTAAAGAAAGTCGAGGAGAGACTTCAGAGAGCGTTCATCGAGTTTTATCAGAAACTTGGGCATCTTAAAAACTATAGCTTCTTGAACACGTCAGCGGTTTCCAAGATCATGAAGAAGTATGATAAG ATATCAGCAAGAAATGCTGCGAAGCAGTACATGGAAATGGTGGATAGCTCTTACCTCACTAGCTCTGATGAA ATTCATAAGCTGATGGTAAGAGTTGAATCTACTTTCATTCAACATTTCTCCAACTCAAACCGGAGACAAGGGATGAATCTCTTAAGgccaaaagagaacaaagaacTACATCGAACCACATTCTCCACCG GCTTCTTCTTTGGCTGTGCTACATCTCTCATAATAGCTCTTGCTCTGATCATCCATGCTCGTAATATCATGGGCACACCAGGACAACGAACTTACATGGAAACAATGTTCCCTCTCTACAG GTTCTTTGGGTTTGTAGTCTTGCATGTGGTTATGTACGCTGCTAATATCTACTTCTGGGGGATATACCGTGTGAATTACTCATTCATCTTTGGTTTCAAACAAGGCACTGAACTTGGTTATAGACATGTTCTACTTCTAAGCTTTGGTCTTGGTACACTTTCTTTGTGTGCTGTCTTATTAAACCTTGACATGGAAATGGATTCTCAAACCAAAGACTACAGAATAGTCACTGAACTTATTCCCCTCTTCCTCCTCGCT CTAGTGGTTGCCATTACTCTTTGCCCCTTCAACATTCTCTATCGGTCAAgccggttcttcttcctcacGGTTCTGTTCCGCTGCATCGCTGCACCATTTTATACG GTGAATCTTCCAGACTTTTTCTTAGCAGATCAGCTAACAAGCCAGGTTCAATCACTGAGGAGTCTAGAGTTCTACATATGCTACTATGGATTTGGAGATTTCAGACAAAGACAACGAAACACTTGCAGATCAAACGATGTTTTCACAACATTCTATTTCATTGTAGCTGTTATACCCTACTGGTTAAGGTTTCTTCAGTGCATCAGAAGAATAATCGAAGAAAATGATCTGAGTCATGGGTACAATGCCATCAAGTATCTCTTGACCATAGTCGCTGCTTGTCTTAGAACAGCATATACTCTCAACAGAGGAACCACCTGGAACATCACAGCTTGGATTTTCTCAGGAGTTGCAACGCTTTACGCAACTTACTGGGACATTGTTATTGACTGGGGTTTGCTTCAGAGAGGATGTAAGAACAGTTTCTTGAGAGAAAAGCTTCTTGTTCCTCACAAAACCGTCTACTACGCTGCAATG GTTTTGAATGTTTTGTTGAGGTTAGTTTGGTTGCAAACAGTTTTGGATCTGAAATTCTCTTTCTTACATAGAGAAACTCTTGTCGCGCTTCTGGCTTGCCTTGAGATCATACGCAGAGGTATATGGAACTTCTTCAG GCTGGAGAATGAGCATTTAAACAATGTTGGGAAGTTTAGGGCGTTCAAATCTGTTCCATTACCATTCAACTACCAAGAAGATAGAGATCAAGACAATTAG
- the LOC106361329 gene encoding protein SRG1-like: MEAKEASQYSSIIVPSVQEMVKEKLTTTVPLRYVRSDLDKGDIDGDLRTEIPIIDMNLLCSLTSMDAEIHKLDLACKEWGFFQLVNHGMEIGFLDKLKTEIQDFSNLPMEEKKKLWQQPNDVEGFGHAFVVSEEQKLDWSDMFLLVMQPVQLRKPHLFPKLPLPFRDTLDTYSAEVKSIAKILLAKMASALMIKPEEMEKLFDDELRQSMRINYYPTCPDPDQVIGLPPHSDSTGLTILLQVNEVDGLQIKKNGKWVPVKPLPNSFIVNVGDVLEIITNGAYRSVEHRGVVNSEKDRLSVAAFHNLGMGKEVGPVRSLVERQKAAFFKSVTIEEYFKGLFSRKLDGKAYLDVMRI, translated from the exons ATGGAAGCCAAGGAAGCAAGCCAGTATAGCTCTATCATAGTTCCATCTGTTCAAGAGATGGTGAAGGAGAAGCTGACAACGACGGTTCCTCTGAGGTATGTACGGTCTGATCTTGACAAAGGTGATATCGACGGTGATTTAAGAACCGAGATCCCAATCATAGACATGAATCTCTTGTGTTCTTTAACCTCCATGGATGCTGAGATTCACAAGCTCGACTTGGCATGCAAAGAATGGGGATTTTTCCAG ctTGTAAACCATGGAATGGAAATAGGCTTCTTGGACAAATTGAAGACAGAGATTCAAGATTTTTCAAACCTTCCcatggaagagaagaagaaactgtGGCAACAACCCAATGACGTCGAAGGGTTTGGACATGCTTTTGTGGTTTCAGAAGAGCAGAAACTCGATTGGTCAGACATGTTCCTCCTTGTAATGCAACCTGTCCAACTACGCAAGCCTCACTTGTTCCCCAAGTTACCTCTTCCCTTTAG AGATACACTAGACACGTATTCTGCTGAAGTGAAAAGCATAGCCAAGATCTTATTAGCGAAAATGGCGAGCGCCTTGATGATCAAACCCGAGGAAATGGAAAAGTTGTTTGATGATGAGTTAAGACAGTCAATGAGGATAAATTACTACCCTACTTGTCCAGATCCCGACCAGGTTATTGGTCTACCTCCGCATTCAGATTCTACAGGACTCACCATACTGTTGCAGGTTAATGAAGTTGATGGTCTCCAAATCAAGAAAAATGGCAAGTGGGTTCCTGTCAAACCTCTCCCAAATTCTTTCATTGTCAACGTTGGAGATGTCTTAGAG ATCATAACGAACGGGGCATACCGGAGTGTAGAGCATCGTGGAGTTGTGAACTCGGAGAAAGATAGGCTTTCTGTGGCGGCATTTCACAATTTGGGAATGGGTAAAGAAGTTGGTCCTGTGAGAAGTCTCGTGGAAAGGCAAAAGGCTGCGTTTTTCAAAAGTGTGACCATCGAAGAGTATTTCAAGGGCTTGTTCTCACGTAAGCTTGATGGAAAAGCTTACCTTGATGTTATGAGAATCTAA